Genomic segment of Pseudomonas sp. DY-1:
CCCCAGCAGTTCGCCGCTGGGCATGCGGCTGTAGGCCACCGCGGTGCGAAGCCCACGCCGGGCCGCTTCGGTATGGTCGGGACCGGCATCGCCCGGCGCCAGGGTGAGGATGGCGACGAGGGCACCACCAGGGCGCAACAGGTCGAGCGCGCCTGTCAGGCTGCCGCCGCCAATGCAGTCGAGTACCAGATCGACCCCTTCCGGTGCCCACCGCCCAAGTGCCTTGTGGATATCTTCAGCGCGATAGTCGATGGCGACCTCGGCACCCAGGGCGCATGCCTGGCTGGCGTTAGCTGCGCTGCAGGTAGTCGCGATGCGGGCCCCGGCACAGCGGGCGAACTGGATGGCAAAGCCACCTACCGCGCTTCCGCCACCGTGGATCAGCACAGTCTGGCCCGGACGCAGGGCGCCCTCTTCGAGCAGGCCGGTCCAGGCCGCCAGTGCCGGCGTGGGCACGGCCGCCGCAGCGGCGAAACCGAGATTGTCGGGCATGGGTACCAGGGACGCGCGGGATACGCAGGCGTACTCGGCGTAGGAACCCCACTTGCCCGCGCCGACATCACTCTGGGCAAACACCCGACTGCCCGGCGTCAGGTCGCCCACGCCCTCACCCAGTTCAGCGACTGTTCCTGCGAGGTCGAAACCAAGGATGAAAGGGAAGCGATAGTCGAGGAATCCTCCCAGGTAGCCTTCGCGGCACTTCCAGTCCGCCGGGTTGACGCCAGCGCAAACCACCCGCACCAGTACCTCGCCGGGACCGGGCCGGGGGCGTTCGACTTCCATCATTTGCAGCACCTCGGCTCCACCAAGGCGTTCGATGACCACTGCGCGCATGCGAGTCTCCCGGTCAGTTGTCTGTAAAAGGGGCAACCCTGCCAAGCAGGCTTGCCTGGAAGGGACAGAAGACATGGGCGATGGCGTCTACCGTCCAGTCCGGGCAATCCGGATCGAACCAGCGATCCACCCAGGCCCAGTGATAGGGGTGGCTGAGGTATTCCCCGAGCAGATCGTCGACCCGGGCGAATTCCTGCTGCCAGACGTGGGTCCAGCGTCCCGGAGACTGCACTCGTGAAAGCTGCCAGTTACGGATGCCGGGCATGTAGGCAGGCATCCGCAGCAAGTCCTGCTCCAGCGCCGCACGCTGTTGCGTGGTTGCCTGCGGCCGCACCCGAAGTAGCAGCGTGCGCCAGATGCCGCTGGCCATGGTCGGCTTCCTGAGCCCGCCACCGATGCGCTGGTAGCGAACACGCTGGACGCCAGCCAAGCCGGGAACACGCCCGAGGATATCGTCGAGGTCAGTGGGGGCCGACTCGGAGAACGCCAGGTCGAGGGTGCAATCGGCGGCGCCCCAGCTACCGGGCAGGTTCGCACCAAAGCCCAGATGCAGCAGGCCGGGCAACGCCTGGAGACTCTCGCGCAGATGGTATTCGACGGCAGCCGGATCAGAGTCCTGAGCCAGGGTCAGTTGCAGGGTCTCACTCCACATCGGGCGCCTCCAGGGGGTGCCCCGCCGGGCCGAGTACGTGACGGCGCCGTCCATCGCAATCCGCTTCCACCAGGTCCCAGAAGGCACGCACCTCATCGCCGGCCGCACTGCGCATGGCGTAGTAGGCCCACACGTCGGCCACCTGCCAGAGCAGCCAGATCGTATTCATCTGCCCCGGCACCACCACCGGCGGCGAAACCCAGCGCTGTTCCAGGGTCAGACCACGTGCGGCGCAGGCCGGCAGGTAGAGACGCTCAAGCGCTTCCAGCACCGGCGCGAGACGCGCCGCGGCCAGCGGAATTTCATCGAGTATGTGGATCACCCTCGGGTACTCCTGGTCGTTGCTCCCGCCCGCAGTAAAACCGTGGCGCCGGCCAGGGCCATCGTCCGATCAGACGATGCCGGGAAATGCTGGCACCGCAGAATCCGGTCAGTGCATCCGCTGCGCCGGTCTGCCTGAGCCGCAAGCAGCCCTCGAGAACCCCGATGGGAGAACAAGAAGATGAGTACCCTGCACCGAATCGAAGCCAAGCAGCTGGAACCCCGCTTCGCACGCGGCTGGCATTGCCTGGGCCTGGCCGCGCAGTACCGTGATGGCAAGGCGCATCGTCTGGATGTGTTCGGCACCCGCCTGGTGGCCTTCGCCGGGGAAGATGGACAGATCCGCATCCTCGACGGCTTCTGCCCGCACATGGGGGCGGACCTGAGCCAGGGCTGTGTCGAGGGCGACGCGATCCGCTGTCCCTTCCACGAATGGCGCTGGCGCGCCGACGGCGTGTGCGATGACATTCCCTACGCCAAGCGCATTCCCCCGCGGGCGAAGATCAAGTCCTGGCCGGTGTCGGAGCAGAACAACCTGGTGTTCGTCTGGAACGACCCGGAAGGCAATGCGCCGATCGAAGAACAGGCCATCCCGCGCATCGACGCCTGCTTCAGCGAAGAATGGGCGGACTGGGAAGTAGCCGAGCTGAAGATCGACACCAACTGCCGCGAGCTGATCGACAACATCTCCGACATGGCTCACTTCGACTCGGTGCACGGCACCGACCTCAACCACTTCAGCAACACCTTCGAGCGCCACATGGCAGTGCAGGTGATGCGCGGCAGCAGCGCACGCCTGTCCGGCGACAGCGAGCTGACCACGGTGGCCACCTACTACGGCCCGGCCTACCAGATCACCGAGATGACTGGGGCCATGGACGGCGTGCAAATCCACTCGATCCTGCTCAACTGCCACGTCCCTATCGACCTGAACAGCTTCACCCTGCGTTACGGCGTACTGGTGAAGAAGGTTCCCGGCCTGACCGACGAGCAGAACCGCGAAATGGCCAAGGCCTACGTGCAGCAGGCCCAGGCCGCCTTCTATGAAGACGTGGCCATATGGCACAGCAAGACCCGTGTAGATAACCCGCTGCTGTGCGACGGCGACGGCCCGGTCTATCAGCTGCGCAAGTGGTACGACCAGTTCTACACCGACATCGCCGAGCTGCCCGCAAGTCTCGTCGAGCCACGCTCCTTCGTTGTTCTGGACATCACCGAGACCGCCTGAGTCCGGTAGGGATCGATCGTCTCCCGATCAGTGGGAGACGATCAGTCTTGATGAATGATCCCGTTAGTCTGTAAGAAGCTCCCTACAAAAATAAAAAGCGGTTCAGACATGGCACACAATCTCACGCTCGATGAATTCAGCGGGATGCTCGGCAACCTCTATCAGGGACCGCTGGAAGACATCCCCTGGGCAACCTTTCTCAATCAGCTGAACCAGTACCTGCAGAGCAAGTACGTCACCTTTATCCTGCGGCCACCGAGCGAGAACGCCGAAGGCCTGATGGTCAACACCACGGGCAGCTCCTCCGAGGTCACCGCGTCCTACAACAAGCACTTCTTCGCACTGGACCCCTTTGTCGGTCTGCCCAACCGGCAGGTAGTGACCAATAGCGAATTCCTCTCCCGCACGGAGTGGGAAGAGTCGGAATTCTTCAAGAGCTTCCTGGAGCCAGTGGGGGTGTTCCACATCCTCGGCGCCGATATCCGGACCAGTGACGGTGCGCAATGCCGCATCCGCGTCAGCCGGGGCCGCGAGGACGCGGAATTCACTGAAGACGACAAGGCGCTGGTGGCACAGTTCATCCCGCACCTGGAACGCTCGATCAAGATCCACATGCAGCTCAACCGCATCGAGACCGAGCGCAACCTGTACGCCGGCGCGGTGGACCAGCTCGCCGTGGGCACCATCATCCTCGACGAGGACGGCAAGGTGCTGCAGACGAACCGGGTGGCCGAACGCCTTCTGCAGGACAAGGACGGCCTCAAGCTGGTCAACGATGGTTTGCAGGTGGGCAACCCACGGGATACCCAGGAGTTCCGCCGTCTGGTCAAGCAGGCCCTGCAATCGCAGAAAAACAACCTGCCATCGGTGGTAGAGGCCTTGCGGGTGCAGCGGCCGTCCGGCAAGTCGGACCTCGGCATCATCGTGCGTTCGGTGCCGCTGTCGGCCTGGAACGAAGGCAAGCAGTGCCCGTCGGTAGTGATCTTCATCAGCGATCCGGAACAGGAATCCAGCGCACCCCAAGAGATCGTCAAGGCACTGTTCGACCTGACCCCGGCCGAAGCCCAACTGGCCATGCTGCTGGCCAACGGCCTGACCCTGGATGAGGCCTCCGACGCCCTGGGCATCAGCCGCAACACGGCACGGGCGCACCTGCGCTCCACCTTCTCCAAGACCGGAGTGACGCGCCAGACCATGTTGGTACGACTGATTCTGCGCAGCGTGGCGACGCTGGGGTGAGCGGTCGGGCCCATGCCCTTTCGTAGGAGCGAGCTTGCTCGCGAACACTCCCGCTCGCGGCCGTTCGCCAGCAAGCTGGCTCCTACAGCACCACCCGCAGCCCTGCGCCCTGGCTGTGACTTAGTCCATCCAGACGATGCCCTTAGCACCGATGCGCGCGACGCTCTATTGGGTCCGCCACGGGAGCCCGCCATGCGCAGCCTGCCCACTATCGTCAAAACCGAACTGCTGGCCAGGAGCGACTGGTTCCAGATCGAAGCCCTGCACCTGGAGTTCGCCAACGGCCAGCAGCGGGTGTACGAGCGTCTGCGCGGTTCCGGCTATCAATCGGTACTGGTGGTGGCCCTGCCCGATCCCCACCACGTGCTGCTGGTTCGCGAATATGCCGTCGGCGTCGAACAACGCGTGCTTGGCCTGCCCAAGGGCGGTGTCGAGCCCGGCGAAACCATGCTGCAAGCTGCTAATCGCGAACTGATGGAGGAAGTCGGCCTACGCGCCGGACGCCTCCGCGAGCTGGGCGTACTGACCCTGGCTCCCGGGCACCTGTGCCATAGCTGCAGCGTGGTGCTGGCGGAGGAGCTGCAACCTTGCATGGCCACAGGCGATGAACCGGAACCCCTGGAGGTCATGCAGGTACCCCTGTCACGGCTGCCGGCACTGGTGGCGTCGGGTGAGCTGCAGGAAGCGCGCGCCATTGCCGCGCTCTTCATGGCACTCAGCAGTTCGTCCCAGCATCTAGTCCATTCGGACGAGGCGGTTTGTCGCAGCGGTTCCTAGTCTTGCCCCATAACAAGATGTCCCTCCGTTGCAGAGGCATGACCATGAAAACAAGAAGAAAGCTGTTTCTCGCCGTCATCATCTGCGCCTTCGGTGCTGCCTACGCCGCAATACTGATGCGCCCCCTGCCACAACCTCTGGCCGTGACCCAGTACTGTCCGCCCGCTTACCCAAGCTGCGCCATACCGGTGGCAAGCATCGGTTCGATGTTGCATTGACAGTACAGCCCGGGCGTCCGTGCGGATCAGAATCACGCACGGCGCTGGACTCCCCCAACGGCCCGCGACTGGATGTCGCACAGCTGCAACGCATTCCGTCGCAAGGTGCCCATGCCACGCGCCTTGCGGCCTGGCGTCCCCTTATGGCCAATCTGATATGGTTTTTACCGGCTGATCTGAATCTGTTTTGCCCATCAGTGCATTCCTATAGTCCGTCTCGCCGTAACAGCCTGATGGGCACTGATCATGAGCGAGAGAATTCCAGCGCAGGTAATAGAGGTCACCCCTAACCTGCCGCCGATAGCAAGCAAACCCCTTTCTGCCTCCAACGGACCTGTCCACACACGTAGCTTCACCGGTTTCTACCGTGACCTGCGCCGCCTCGGCGCGGGCCTGCTGTGCCTGCTCTTCTTCGGCACCCTGTGGCTCGACTGGGACGGTCGCCAGGCGGTGCTGTGGAGCCTGGAAGACAGCAAGTTCTATATCTTCGGCGCTACGTTCTGGCCCCAGGATTTCATCCTGCTCTCGGGGCTGCTGATCATTTGCGCCTTCGGCCTGTTCTTCATCACGGTATTCGCCGGTCGCGTCTGGTGCGGCTACACCTGCCCGCAGAGCGTCTGGACCTGGATCTTCATGTGGTGCGAGCAGATCACCGAGGGCGACCGCAACCAGCGCATCAAGCTGGCCGCCGCGCCCTGGAGCGCCGGCAAGTTGCTGCGCCGCTCCGCCAAGCACGGTCTCTGGCTCGCCATCAGCCTGGCTACTGCCATTACCTTCGTCGGCTACTTCACCCCGGTACGCGATCTGGTGGCGAACCTGGCGACCTGGGAGGTCGGCGGGACTGCGCTGTTCTGGGTGATCTTCTTCACCGCCGCCACCTATATAAATGCAGGCTGGATGCGCGAGCAGGTGTGCATCCACATGTGCCCCTACGCCCGCTTCCAGAGCGTGATGTTCGACAAGGACACGCTGATCGTCTCTTACGATGCCACTCGCGGCGAGTCCCGTGGCCCGCGCAAGAAAGGCAGCGACCCGAAAACCCAGGGTCTGGGGGATTGCATCGATTGCCAGATGTGCGTGCAGGTCTGCCCCACCGGCATCGATATTCGCGACGGCCTGCAGATCGCCTGCATCGGCTGCGCCGCCTGCATCGACGCCTGCGACTCGATCATGGATCGCATGGGTTACGCCCGCGGCCTGGTGGGCTACAGCTCGGAGCGCGCGCTGGAAGGTGGCAAGACCCACCTGCTGCGCCCGCGACTGATCGGCTATGCCATCGCCCTGATGCTGATGATCATCGCTCTCTTCTGGCTGGGTGCGACTCGTCCACAACTGTCGGTCGACGTGATCAAGGACCGCGGCATGTTCCGCGAGAACGCCGTCGGCGAGATCGAGAACATCTACAACCTCAAGCTGATCAACAAGACCCAGCGGGAGCAGCGCTATGTGGTGGAGCTGGCGGATGCCCCTGGTTTCCGCCTGCAAGGCGAGCATCAGGTAAGCATCGGCGCTGGCGAGATTCTCTCGCTACCGGTCTCGGTGGCGCACACCGACGATAGCGGCCCGGCCGGTTCTCGCCCGCTGCGTTTCGTAGTACGCAGCCTGGACGACCCGACCACCGAGACCAGCGCCAACAGTACCTTCGTCAGTCCGAGGCGCTGAAGCATGGCCTGGGATCATGGCGGCGCACGCGCCGAGCGCTTAGAGTTGGGCACCAACTGGCCGCTGCCCAACCAGGAAAAGATGAAGCGCTACGAGAAATTCGCCGACGAGATCGCCGAACTGATCCGCACCGGGGTGCTTGCCCCGGGACAGAAAGTGCCCTCGGTGCGCCACGCCAGCCGCACCTACGGTGTGAGCGCTTCCACCGTGTTCCAGGCCTATTACTTACTGGAGAGTCGCGGGCTGATCATGGCCCGTGCACGCTCCGGTTACTTTGTCTGCGAGCACGTGCGCCGCCCGCTTCCGGAGCCCCAGCCCGGGCCGAGGGAAGCCGCGACCACCGAGGTGGACGTCAGCGAACTGGTGTTCTCGGTACTCAGCTCCATCAAAGACCCGGACACCGTGCCTTTCGGCTCGGCCTTCCCCAGCCCGGAACTGTTCCCCCTGCAACGCCTGGCCCGCTCCATGGCTCACGCGGTGCGGGAGATGGACCCGCGCTCGACGGTGTCCGACATGACGCCGGGCAACCATGCCCTGCGTCGGCAGATCGCCTTGCGCTACATGGTCGGCGGCCTGCCGTTGCCCATCGAGGAGTTGGTGATCTGCAATGGCGCACTGGAAGCGCTGAACCTCTGCCTGCAGGTGGTGGCGCGTCCAGGCGATCTCGTCGCCATCGAGGCACCGGCCTTCTATGCGAGCCTCCAGGTGCTCGAACGGCTGAAGCTGAAAGCAGTGGAAATCCCCGTCCACCCACGCGATGGCATCGACCTGCAAGTGCTGGAAGACAGCCTGGAGCGGCTGCCGATCAAGGCCTGCTGGTTCATGAGCAACTTCCAGAACCCTCTGGGGGCAAGTCTTTCCGAAGACAAAAAGCGCCAACTGGCGGCCCTGCTGGCCAAACATCAGGTACCGATGATCGAAGACGACGTCTACGCCGAGCTGTACTTCGGCCAGCACGCACCCAAGCCGGTCAAAGCCTTCGACAGCGAAGGCCTGGTGATGCATTGCAGTTCCTTCTCCAAGAGCCTGGCTCCCGGCTACCGGGTGGGCTGGGTGTCAGGCGGACGCTTCGCCGGACAGATCGAGCGACTGAAGCTGATGACCAGCATCTCCGCCTCGGTGCCGGCCCAGGCCGCCATCGCCGACTACCTGCAACATGGCGGCTATGACCGCCACCTGCGCAAGTTGCGCTATGCCCTGGAAAGCCAGCGCAATGCGATGCTTGCGGCGGTGGCACGGCACTTCCCCGAGGAGACCCGCGTCAGCCGCCCGGAAGGTGGCTACTTCCTCTGGCTGGAATTCCCCGAACAGGTGGATTCACTGCGCCTGTTCCAGCTCGCCCTGGCGCAGGGCATCAGCATCGCGCCGGGGCCGATTTTTTCGGCAACACGGCGTTTCGGCCATTGCGCCCGCCTCAACTATGGCCATCCCTGGAGCAATTCCAGTGAACAGGCAATGGAAACTCTCGGCAGGATAATCAGGTCTCTACTAGGCAACTCCTGATTCCGCAAACGCAGATATCTCTCACTCGAACGGGAACTCCAATAATGGAGCTTTCCCGTTTGCTTGTTATACTCGGGAATGTTCCGTCTGGGCCTTTACAGAAATCGACTTCTATTCCCAGAACATTCGCAGGGTCTTTCCGTAGTGCGTAGGTAAGTCCCCAGTAGTTGCGAGAACCGAACATTGTCCTACAAGAAGACCGCTACGACGGTCTCTATCGGGTGACCGACGCTTAGGAGGCAGACGCCTCTAGATCGCCCGCTGCAGCTGAAGACCATTAATCAGAGAAACGGATTAACCACGTGACGAAAGACGAACTGCGCGCCGAACTCGAGCGCCAGGCGCAACGTTACAAGGATGTATACGGCGGCGAAGTAACCACCTATGCCGCGCAAAGGGACCCCGAACGCAAGCCCTGGCGCAAGAAGCCCAGCCTGCTCGACAAGAGCTTCGAAAAAGAGTTGGAGAAGATCGAGAAAGAGCTCAGAGAGGAACCCTGACAAATTGTCGCACCCGGCCAGCCGAGGGAACTTTCGTATTGATTTGCGACAACTTCTGCCAGGGATACCAGGGACCGCTCGACGCCCGGGTCTGGGCGACGACCGGTTTTCTGGCATAATCGCGGCCCCTTCATGAGCCAGTCACACAACTTTCATGTTCGATCTCTTCAGCGGGCTAGATGCCTGGCTGGTGCTGAGCCTCTGTCTCGCCCTGGCATTCGTCCTGACCTTCGAGTTCATCAACGGTTTCCATGACACCGCCAACGCGGTGGCCACTGTCATCTACACCAAGGCCATGTCGCCCTACCGGGCGGTGTTCCTCTCGGGAGTCTTCAACTTCCTCGGTGTGTTGCTGGGCGGCGTCGGCGTGGCCTATGCCATCGTCCACCTGCTGCCTGTGGAACTGCTGATCAACGTCAATACCGGCCATGGCCTGGCCATGGTGTTCAGCCTGCTCACCGCGGCCATCGCCTGGAACCTGGGCACTTGGTACTTCGGTATTCCGGCCTCCAGCTCCCACACCCTGATCGGTTCGATCCTCGGTGTCGGTCTGGCCAACGCGGTGCTCACCGATGTGCCGCTGGCCGAAGGCGTGAACTGGGGCAAGGCCATCGACATCGGCCTGTCGCTGATCTTCTCGCCGGCAGCGGGCTTCCTGGTCGCCGCCCTGGTACTGCTCAGCCTGAAATGGCTGTATCCGCTGTCGAAGATGCACAAGACGCCGGAAACCCGTAAGGAACTTGACGAGAAGAAGCACCCGCCCTTCTGGAACCGCCTGGTACTGGTGCTTTCCGCAATGGCTGTGAGCTTCGTGCACGGTTCCAACGACGGCCAGAAAGGTGTTGGCCTGATCATGCTGGTGCTGATCGGTATCGTGCCGGCCAAGTTCGTCCTGGACCTGAACAGCACCACCTACCAGATCGAGCGTACCCGCGACGCAGCAACCCACCTGAGCCAGTTCTACCAGCGTCATACCAACACCCTTGGTGAAATGCTGGCCCTGGGCAAGAGCAATGGCAGCGAGATGCCGCAGCTCTATCGCTGCGATCCGAAGCAGACCGAGCCGACCATCGCCGCCCTGCTGGACAAGCTTAACGGCGTTGCCAACTACCGGGACCTGAGCGACGAAACCCGCGTGGAAGTACGCCGCTACCTGCTCTGCCTGGACGACACCGCGAAGAAAGTGGGCAAGCTTTCCGAGCTGCCGGCCCGTGAAAAGGCCGACCTGGAGAAGCTGCGCAAGGACCTGACCGCCACCACCGAGTACGCGCCGTTCTGGGTGATCCTGGCCGTGGCCCTGGCGCTCGGCATCGGCACCATGGTGGGCTGGAAGCGTGTGGTGCGCACCGTCGGTGAAAAGATCGGCAAGCACGGCATGACCTACGCACAGGGCATGAGCGCGCAGATCACCGCTGCCTGCGCCATCGGCCTGGCCAACGTCTACAGCCTGCCGGTGTCCACCACCCACGTGCTGTCGTCCGGAGTCGCCGGCACCATGGTCGCCAACAAGAGCGGCCTGCAAGGCGGTACCGTGCGCAACATCCTGATGGCCTGGGTACTCACCCTGCCGACTACGATCGTGTTGTCCGCCGCCCTCTTCTGGCTGGCCATCACCTTCATCGTCTGATTCGGACGAGCATGAAAAACGGGCGCCTTGTGGCGCCCTTTTTCGTTCCTGATTCTTCAACTACGGGAGCGAATTCATTCGCGAGTAAATTCGCTCCCACAATGAGTTCCCTTCAACGGCGCTTGCTACTACCCAGCAACGATCCCATCAGGCCGCGCACCAGTTGCCGGCCGAGCTGATTGGCCGCCTGGCGCACCGCCGTCTTCATCGCCTGGCTGGCGAAGGAACCCAGCAGCTCACCGGCGAGGTCTCCCACGCCAGGCTGGCTGGCCGAAGCCTTGCCGCCCGTCTGCTCCGGCTCTTCGACGGGCGCCTGGGCTGCGCGGGCGGTGAGCATTTCATAGGCGGACTCGCGATCGATCGGCTTATCGTAACGACCGGCCTGGGGCGAACTCCGCACCAGTGCGGCGCGTTCGCTGTCATTCAACGGACCGATTCGCGACTGCGGCGGAGCGATGGCTACGCGCTGGACCATGGCCGGCGTGCCCTTTTCTTCCAGGGTGCCCACCAGGGCCTCGCCGATACCCAGTTCAGTGAGCACAGCCAACGCGTCGAACGCCGGGTTGGGGCGGAAACCATCGGCCACTGCGCGTAGCGACTTCTGTTCCTTGGCGGTGAAAGCGCGCAGGCCATGCTGGATGCGCAAGCCGAGCTGCGCCAGCACATCATCCGGCAGATCGCTGGGGGATTGGGTGACGAAGTACACGCCAACGCCCTTGGAACGAATCAGTCTCACCACTTGCTCCAGGCGCTCCTGGAGGGCCTTCGGGGTACCTGTGAAGAGCAGATGCGCTTCATCGAAGAACAGCGCCAGCACCGGTTTGTCGGCATCGCCACGCTCGGGCAGTTGCTCGAAAAGTTCGGCCAGCAGCCAGAGCAGGAAAGTGGCGTACACCTTGGGAGCCTCATGGACGAGACGACTGGCATCCAGCAGATGGATGCGCCCACGGCCGTCTCGATCCGGCTGGAGGATGTCCTCCAGTTGCAGTGCCGGCTCCCCGAACAGTGCCTCGGCGCCCTGCTGTTCCAGGGTGGCCAGGCGCCGCAGGAGTGCCTGGGCAGAGGAACCCGCGAACAGGGCGCGGTCCTCTCCCAGCAGCTCCGGGTGATCCTTGAGGTGGTTGAGCAGGGCTTTCAGATCCTTCAGGTCGAGCAGCAGCAGACC
This window contains:
- a CDS encoding NADP-dependent oxidoreductase codes for the protein MRAVVIERLGGAEVLQMMEVERPRPGPGEVLVRVVCAGVNPADWKCREGYLGGFLDYRFPFILGFDLAGTVAELGEGVGDLTPGSRVFAQSDVGAGKWGSYAEYACVSRASLVPMPDNLGFAAAAAVPTPALAAWTGLLEEGALRPGQTVLIHGGGSAVGGFAIQFARCAGARIATTCSAANASQACALGAEVAIDYRAEDIHKALGRWAPEGVDLVLDCIGGGSLTGALDLLRPGGALVAILTLAPGDAGPDHTEAARRGLRTAVAYSRMPSGELLGRIASLLAAGRVRPPALDLLPLAEVANAHERLKQGRVRRKQVLQVAE
- a CDS encoding Dabb family protein, which gives rise to MWSETLQLTLAQDSDPAAVEYHLRESLQALPGLLHLGFGANLPGSWGAADCTLDLAFSESAPTDLDDILGRVPGLAGVQRVRYQRIGGGLRKPTMASGIWRTLLLRVRPQATTQQRAALEQDLLRMPAYMPGIRNWQLSRVQSPGRWTHVWQQEFARVDDLLGEYLSHPYHWAWVDRWFDPDCPDWTVDAIAHVFCPFQASLLGRVAPFTDN
- a CDS encoding Rieske 2Fe-2S domain-containing protein encodes the protein MSTLHRIEAKQLEPRFARGWHCLGLAAQYRDGKAHRLDVFGTRLVAFAGEDGQIRILDGFCPHMGADLSQGCVEGDAIRCPFHEWRWRADGVCDDIPYAKRIPPRAKIKSWPVSEQNNLVFVWNDPEGNAPIEEQAIPRIDACFSEEWADWEVAELKIDTNCRELIDNISDMAHFDSVHGTDLNHFSNTFERHMAVQVMRGSSARLSGDSELTTVATYYGPAYQITEMTGAMDGVQIHSILLNCHVPIDLNSFTLRYGVLVKKVPGLTDEQNREMAKAYVQQAQAAFYEDVAIWHSKTRVDNPLLCDGDGPVYQLRKWYDQFYTDIAELPASLVEPRSFVVLDITETA
- a CDS encoding LuxR C-terminal-related transcriptional regulator, translating into MAHNLTLDEFSGMLGNLYQGPLEDIPWATFLNQLNQYLQSKYVTFILRPPSENAEGLMVNTTGSSSEVTASYNKHFFALDPFVGLPNRQVVTNSEFLSRTEWEESEFFKSFLEPVGVFHILGADIRTSDGAQCRIRVSRGREDAEFTEDDKALVAQFIPHLERSIKIHMQLNRIETERNLYAGAVDQLAVGTIILDEDGKVLQTNRVAERLLQDKDGLKLVNDGLQVGNPRDTQEFRRLVKQALQSQKNNLPSVVEALRVQRPSGKSDLGIIVRSVPLSAWNEGKQCPSVVIFISDPEQESSAPQEIVKALFDLTPAEAQLAMLLANGLTLDEASDALGISRNTARAHLRSTFSKTGVTRQTMLVRLILRSVATLG
- the nudE gene encoding ADP compounds hydrolase NudE: MRSLPTIVKTELLARSDWFQIEALHLEFANGQQRVYERLRGSGYQSVLVVALPDPHHVLLVREYAVGVEQRVLGLPKGGVEPGETMLQAANRELMEEVGLRAGRLRELGVLTLAPGHLCHSCSVVLAEELQPCMATGDEPEPLEVMQVPLSRLPALVASGELQEARAIAALFMALSSSSQHLVHSDEAVCRSGS
- the ccoG gene encoding cytochrome c oxidase accessory protein CcoG; the encoded protein is MSERIPAQVIEVTPNLPPIASKPLSASNGPVHTRSFTGFYRDLRRLGAGLLCLLFFGTLWLDWDGRQAVLWSLEDSKFYIFGATFWPQDFILLSGLLIICAFGLFFITVFAGRVWCGYTCPQSVWTWIFMWCEQITEGDRNQRIKLAAAPWSAGKLLRRSAKHGLWLAISLATAITFVGYFTPVRDLVANLATWEVGGTALFWVIFFTAATYINAGWMREQVCIHMCPYARFQSVMFDKDTLIVSYDATRGESRGPRKKGSDPKTQGLGDCIDCQMCVQVCPTGIDIRDGLQIACIGCAACIDACDSIMDRMGYARGLVGYSSERALEGGKTHLLRPRLIGYAIALMLMIIALFWLGATRPQLSVDVIKDRGMFRENAVGEIENIYNLKLINKTQREQRYVVELADAPGFRLQGEHQVSIGAGEILSLPVSVAHTDDSGPAGSRPLRFVVRSLDDPTTETSANSTFVSPRR
- the mapR gene encoding GntR family transcriptional regulator MpaR (MapR regulates genes involved in Pseudomonas quinolone signal (PQS) production and anthranilate metabolism); translation: MKRYEKFADEIAELIRTGVLAPGQKVPSVRHASRTYGVSASTVFQAYYLLESRGLIMARARSGYFVCEHVRRPLPEPQPGPREAATTEVDVSELVFSVLSSIKDPDTVPFGSAFPSPELFPLQRLARSMAHAVREMDPRSTVSDMTPGNHALRRQIALRYMVGGLPLPIEELVICNGALEALNLCLQVVARPGDLVAIEAPAFYASLQVLERLKLKAVEIPVHPRDGIDLQVLEDSLERLPIKACWFMSNFQNPLGASLSEDKKRQLAALLAKHQVPMIEDDVYAELYFGQHAPKPVKAFDSEGLVMHCSSFSKSLAPGYRVGWVSGGRFAGQIERLKLMTSISASVPAQAAIADYLQHGGYDRHLRKLRYALESQRNAMLAAVARHFPEETRVSRPEGGYFLWLEFPEQVDSLRLFQLALAQGISIAPGPIFSATRRFGHCARLNYGHPWSNSSEQAMETLGRIIRSLLGNS
- a CDS encoding inorganic phosphate transporter; the encoded protein is MFDLFSGLDAWLVLSLCLALAFVLTFEFINGFHDTANAVATVIYTKAMSPYRAVFLSGVFNFLGVLLGGVGVAYAIVHLLPVELLINVNTGHGLAMVFSLLTAAIAWNLGTWYFGIPASSSHTLIGSILGVGLANAVLTDVPLAEGVNWGKAIDIGLSLIFSPAAGFLVAALVLLSLKWLYPLSKMHKTPETRKELDEKKHPPFWNRLVLVLSAMAVSFVHGSNDGQKGVGLIMLVLIGIVPAKFVLDLNSTTYQIERTRDAATHLSQFYQRHTNTLGEMLALGKSNGSEMPQLYRCDPKQTEPTIAALLDKLNGVANYRDLSDETRVEVRRYLLCLDDTAKKVGKLSELPAREKADLEKLRKDLTATTEYAPFWVILAVALALGIGTMVGWKRVVRTVGEKIGKHGMTYAQGMSAQITAACAIGLANVYSLPVSTTHVLSSGVAGTMVANKSGLQGGTVRNILMAWVLTLPTTIVLSAALFWLAITFIV
- a CDS encoding helicase HerA-like domain-containing protein, which gives rise to MPDQSSLVLGAGPQGNAVSQAMKLANRHGLIAGATGTGKTVTLQHLAEVFSDAGVAVFAADIKGDLCGLGAMGNPQGKVAERIASMPWLGHRPQAYPVTLWDVAGQSGHPLRTTLSEMGPLLLGNLLELTDSQQAALYAAFQVADREGLLLLDLKDLKALLNHLKDHPELLGEDRALFAGSSAQALLRRLATLEQQGAEALFGEPALQLEDILQPDRDGRGRIHLLDASRLVHEAPKVYATFLLWLLAELFEQLPERGDADKPVLALFFDEAHLLFTGTPKALQERLEQVVRLIRSKGVGVYFVTQSPSDLPDDVLAQLGLRIQHGLRAFTAKEQKSLRAVADGFRPNPAFDALAVLTELGIGEALVGTLEEKGTPAMVQRVAIAPPQSRIGPLNDSERAALVRSSPQAGRYDKPIDRESAYEMLTARAAQAPVEEPEQTGGKASASQPGVGDLAGELLGSFASQAMKTAVRQAANQLGRQLVRGLMGSLLGSSKRR